The Desulfovibrionales bacterium genome includes a window with the following:
- a CDS encoding YgiT-type zinc finger protein, protein MGKGAGGRYIHVVCAPKDEYLAIITAYIPTLDDWEEGFKVRKVMKCMYCKGEMKRGEAPFHIDRKGVHLTLDDVPAWTCQQCGESYFEETEVESIQAMIQAVEQKMQKLATTG, encoded by the coding sequence ATGGGTAAGGGGGCAGGTGGAAGATATATCCATGTGGTTTGTGCGCCCAAAGATGAGTATCTCGCAATCATAACAGCCTACATTCCCACTCTGGATGATTGGGAGGAAGGCTTCAAGGTGAGAAAGGTAATGAAGTGCATGTATTGTAAAGGTGAAATGAAACGAGGGGAAGCCCCATTCCATATTGACAGGAAAGGGGTACACTTAACACTCGATGATGTCCCGGCCTGGACTTGTCAGCAGTGTGGCGAGTCTTATTTCGAGGAGACGGAGGTCGAGTCAATCCAGGCAATGATTCAAGCCGTGGAACAGAAGATGCAGAAACTCGCCACTACTGGATAA